One region of Trichosurus vulpecula isolate mTriVul1 chromosome 1, mTriVul1.pri, whole genome shotgun sequence genomic DNA includes:
- the FOXF2 gene encoding forkhead box protein F2, whose product MTTESGQQPQQQQQQQQQQQQQQQRLPPPPAPLQRPCSPAPGALQSVLMSQPPPSSSSSAAAAAALETTSSSSSSSASSASSSSSSSSSASSAACKNASGGGGSSGSGGGGGGGGGGGGSGSGSKKASSGLRRPEKPPYSYIALIVMAIQSSPSKRLTLSEIYQFLQARFPFFRGAYQGWKNSVRHNLSLNECFIKLPKGLGRPGKGHYWTIDPASEFMFEEGSFRRRPRGFRRKCQALKPMYHRMVSGLGFGASLLPQGFDFQGPPSAPLGCHGQGGYGGLDMMPGGYDSSAGAPGHSHPHHHHHHVPHMSPNPGSTYMASCPVTTGAGVGAAGGGGGGGGGGGAGGGGEYGPDSSSSPVPSSPAMASAIECHSPYTSPAAHWSPPGSSPYLKQPPALTPSSNPAAPAGLHSSMSSYSLEQSYLHQNAREDLSVGLPRYQHHSTPVCDRKDFVLNFNGISSFHPSASGSYYHHHHHQSVCQDIKPCVM is encoded by the exons ATGACCACCGAGAGCGGGCAGCAGccgcagcagcaacagcagcagcaacagcagcagcaacagcagcagcaacgtCTGCCGCCCCCGCCTGCCCCTCTCCAGCGTCCTTGCAGCCCGGCCCCCGGTGCGCTCCAGTCAGTCTTGATGAGCCAGccacccccttcctcctcttcctccgccgctgctgctgccgcccTGGAGaccacctcttcttcctcttcttcctccgcGTCCTCcgcctcttcttcatcttcctcgtCCTCCAGTGCTTCCTCCGCAGCTTGCAAGAACGCCAGCGGCGGCGGGGGCAGCAGTGGGAGCGGTGGAGGCGGAGGgggtggcgggggaggggggggcagcggcagcggcagcaagAAGGCCAGCTCAGGGCTGCGTCGTCCGGAGAAGCCCCCGTACTCGTACATAGCCCTCATCGTCATGGCTATCCAGAGCTCTCCCAGCAAGCGACTCACGCTCAGCGAGATCTACCAGTTCCTGCAGGCTCGCTTCCCTTTCTTCCGCGGAGCCTACCAGGGCTGGAAGAATTCTGTGCGCCACAACCTCTCGCTCAATGAGTGTTTCATCAAGCTCCCCAAGGGGTTGGGCCGCCCGGGAAAGGGCCACTATTGGACCATCGACCCAGCTAGCGAGTTCATGTTCGAGGAGGGCTCATTCCGCCGCCGGCCTCGGGGTTTCAGGCGGAAGTGCCAGGCGCTCAAGCCCATGTACCACCGAATGGTCAGCGGGCTGGGTTTTGGAGCTTCGCTCTTGCCGCAGGGCTTCGATTTCCAGGGCCCCCCCTCGGCTCCGCTCGGATGCCATGGCCAGGGTGGCTACGGCGGCCTCGACATGATGCCGGGAGGCTACGATTCCAGCGCCGGCGCTCCGGGACACTCCCAccctcaccaccatcaccaccatgtCCCCCATATGTCGCCCAACCCGGGCTCAACCTATATGGCCAGCTGCCCGGTCACCACGGGCGCTGGAGTTGGGGCGGccggaggaggaggtggtggaggaggaggaggaggagcaggagggggaggagagtacGGACCGGACAGCAGTAGCAGCCCCGTGCCCTCGTCGCCTGCCATGGCTAGTGCCATAGAGTGCCACTCGCCCTACACTAGCCCCGCGGCTCACTGGAGCCCTCCTGGTTCTTCACCTTACCTCAAGCAGCCGCCTGCCCTGACTCCCAGCAGCAACCCGGCCGCCCCCGCCGGACTCCACTCCAGCATGTCCTCCTACTCCCTGGAGCAGAGCTACCTGCACCAAAACGCCCGCGAAGACCTCTCAG tGGGACTGCCTCGCTATCAGCATCACTCTACCCCAGTGTGTGACAGGAAAGATTTCGTCCTCAATTTCAACGgcatttcttcttttcatccttCGGCTAGTGGATCAtactatcaccaccatcaccatcaaagTGTCTGTCAGGACATTAAGCCCTGTGTCATGTGA